One window from the genome of Ailuropoda melanoleuca isolate Jingjing chromosome 5, ASM200744v2, whole genome shotgun sequence encodes:
- the LOC117802463 gene encoding 60S ribosomal protein L38-like, whose amino-acid sequence MDGGWETEVSFLAWRTSVFFKISSGNGGKGHLRGSASPHSVPVPFLVTTGKGEKIKTFLLKARGKEAKSVKIEKTKDNVGCAVQSSKYLYTLDSGKAEKPKWSLPLGCTVKELK is encoded by the exons ATGGACGGAGGCTGGGAAA CTGAGGTCAGTTTTCTTGCTTGGAGAacctcagtattttttaaaatctctagtGGAAATGGGGGAAAAGGGCATCTACGTGGCAGTGCAAGTCCTCACTCCGTCCCTGTGCCCTTCCTGGTCACAACTGGCAAAGGTGAGAAAATCAAGACCTTCCTGCTCAAGGCCAGGGGAAAGGAGGCAAAATCTGTTAAGATCGAGAAAACTAAGGATAATGTGGGGTGTGCAGTTCAGTCCAGCAAATACCTTTACACCTTGGACTCAGGGAAGGCAGAGAAACCGAAGTGGTCCCTGCCCCTGGGTTGCACAGTGAAGGAGCTGAAATGA